From Sulfuracidifex tepidarius, one genomic window encodes:
- a CDS encoding acetate--CoA ligase family protein has protein sequence MQELDSLFKPKNIAVIGASRNKEKVGNVITRNLISTFRGKIFPVNNKAESVEGLTAYKSIKDIKDDVDLAIVSVPREASIEVMEEAGEKGVKASIVITAGFREVGGDGVKLEEELKRVASKYSIRFLGPNTMGLVSPSYNGTFAFADMRRGNIALVVQSGGIGAYMLDWAHKSGTGISYLVTMGNQADVKEYEVIQYLSEDPETRAIFAYVEGISDGEKFLDTMPESASKKPIIFIKGGITDRGAKAAMSHTGSLAGSFEVFKAAVKSTGGILIEDFRDFLNLTKLVESSEPLKSDVLVITNSGGHGVLTSDAIERSGLRMISLPPRIEDDLRKILPPTSSIRNPLDLTGDAGKDRYSEALKLVSDLDCTKVVIAESLPFLSTVEVAKAVLPFKGKGIVGVFMGGDEDYSARIMDSADIPCFSFPEDAIKAIKYLTSREPPRKKIRISQPMESALEIVKGKDFLKDYESMKIMEIYGIRTPKWSVVEDEDSAEKEANRIGYPLVMKISADTPVHKTEMKGVYMNVEKDQVKQVFQALTKITKRVMLQEQLNGLELFVGGIKDPVFGHTVVVGSGGIYVEVMKNVSYGICPVDEDEVLNMLKESKVYDILNARKRGYDVGSVIRTVVAVSRMMVDLDIKELDINPLIVNERGAFAVDTRLILK, from the coding sequence ATGCAAGAATTAGACTCACTTTTCAAACCGAAAAACATAGCGGTAATAGGTGCATCTAGGAACAAGGAGAAAGTAGGTAACGTGATCACTAGAAATCTGATTTCAACGTTTAGGGGGAAAATATTCCCAGTGAACAATAAGGCAGAGTCAGTAGAAGGTTTAACAGCATACAAGTCAATTAAGGACATAAAAGATGACGTTGATCTGGCTATAGTATCAGTGCCCAGAGAAGCATCAATAGAAGTCATGGAGGAGGCCGGAGAGAAAGGGGTGAAGGCCTCCATAGTTATAACTGCAGGATTCAGAGAAGTTGGAGGCGACGGAGTAAAGCTAGAGGAAGAGCTCAAGCGAGTCGCATCGAAATACTCCATAAGATTCCTGGGCCCAAATACCATGGGGCTAGTATCGCCTAGTTATAACGGTACTTTTGCGTTCGCTGACATGAGGAGAGGAAACATAGCTCTAGTAGTGCAAAGCGGAGGGATAGGGGCATACATGCTTGACTGGGCCCATAAGAGCGGTACCGGGATCAGTTATCTCGTCACTATGGGAAATCAGGCTGATGTGAAAGAGTACGAAGTTATCCAGTACCTATCAGAAGACCCAGAGACTAGGGCAATCTTCGCCTATGTCGAAGGGATATCGGACGGTGAAAAGTTTTTAGATACGATGCCAGAGTCTGCCAGCAAGAAGCCTATAATTTTCATCAAAGGTGGAATAACTGACAGAGGAGCTAAGGCCGCAATGTCTCACACTGGAAGCTTGGCTGGATCATTCGAGGTTTTTAAGGCAGCCGTGAAGTCCACAGGAGGTATATTAATTGAGGACTTCAGGGATTTCCTCAACTTAACTAAACTGGTAGAGTCCTCAGAACCGCTGAAATCTGATGTTTTAGTAATCACTAACTCCGGTGGTCACGGCGTTTTAACATCAGACGCGATTGAGAGAAGCGGGCTCAGAATGATATCCTTACCGCCCAGAATAGAGGACGATCTAAGAAAGATACTTCCCCCAACGAGTTCAATAAGGAATCCCCTCGACTTGACGGGGGATGCTGGGAAAGATAGATACTCCGAAGCCCTCAAGTTGGTAAGCGACCTAGATTGCACTAAGGTTGTGATAGCTGAGTCTTTACCTTTCCTTAGTACTGTAGAGGTAGCTAAGGCAGTACTTCCATTCAAGGGGAAGGGAATAGTCGGAGTCTTCATGGGAGGAGACGAGGACTATTCCGCTAGAATTATGGACTCAGCTGACATACCTTGCTTTAGCTTCCCTGAAGACGCAATAAAAGCCATAAAGTATCTTACCTCTAGGGAACCACCTAGGAAGAAAATAAGGATTTCTCAACCCATGGAATCGGCATTGGAAATAGTCAAAGGAAAGGATTTCTTGAAGGACTATGAATCGATGAAGATAATGGAAATCTATGGAATAAGAACTCCGAAATGGAGCGTAGTAGAGGATGAAGACTCAGCCGAAAAGGAAGCGAATAGGATAGGGTATCCTCTAGTCATGAAGATTTCTGCAGATACTCCGGTCCACAAGACGGAGATGAAGGGAGTTTACATGAATGTGGAGAAAGATCAGGTAAAACAAGTTTTCCAAGCATTGACTAAAATAACGAAGAGAGTCATGTTACAGGAACAGCTTAACGGTCTGGAACTGTTTGTGGGAGGCATCAAGGACCCAGTCTTCGGTCATACTGTTGTTGTAGGAAGCGGAGGAATCTACGTCGAAGTCATGAAAAACGTGAGCTACGGTATATGCCCCGTTGATGAGGACGAAGTACTGAATATGCTAAAGGAGAGCAAGGTTTACGATATATTGAACGCAAGAAAGAGGGGTTACGATGTGGGCAGTGTAATACGAACTGTTGTTGCCGTGTCTAGGATGATGGTAGATCTAGACATAAAGGAACTCGATATAAATCCGTTAATTGTGAACGAGAGAGGTGCTTTTGCAGTAGACACAAGATTAATATTGAAATAA
- a CDS encoding SDR family oxidoreductase, whose translation MKVIIIGASGQLGREIASLVPGSLLTYNSTPIPSGVKLDVSNELQVSDFILKNRPDVIINTSAITNVDKCEEDRELAYKVNAVSAKFITRSASVVGAYLVHISTDYVFDGEKGMYKEDDLPNPVNYYGLTKLLGETYVLSYDLSLVIRTSGVFGSKSNFPTFVMENLKRGNPVKVVRSIYSPIHAKMLAKAIVEILPQRRTGILNIAGERISREDLALMIARKLGAENLISVVPDSEMKWKARRPRDSSLDISRAKSIISFDFYDTEKNLMMGV comes from the coding sequence GTGAAGGTAATTATAATCGGGGCCTCAGGACAGCTAGGAAGGGAAATCGCATCTTTAGTTCCAGGTTCTTTATTGACTTACAATTCTACTCCAATACCCTCTGGGGTGAAGCTAGATGTATCCAATGAACTTCAAGTGAGTGACTTCATTTTAAAGAACAGGCCGGACGTCATAATAAACACATCAGCCATAACTAACGTGGATAAATGTGAAGAAGACAGGGAGCTAGCGTATAAAGTCAATGCAGTCTCTGCAAAATTCATAACTAGGTCTGCATCTGTGGTTGGGGCTTATCTAGTTCATATATCTACGGATTACGTCTTTGATGGTGAGAAGGGGATGTATAAGGAAGACGACTTACCAAATCCAGTGAACTATTATGGGTTAACGAAACTCTTAGGCGAAACATACGTTCTCTCTTACGATTTATCTTTAGTGATTAGGACATCTGGAGTATTTGGTAGCAAATCTAACTTTCCAACATTCGTAATGGAGAACTTAAAGAGGGGCAATCCTGTAAAAGTGGTCAGGTCGATTTATTCCCCTATTCACGCAAAGATGTTAGCTAAGGCAATAGTAGAGATACTCCCACAGAGGAGAACAGGGATATTGAACATAGCAGGAGAAAGAATATCAAGAGAAGATTTAGCCTTGATGATAGCTAGGAAGTTAGGTGCGGAAAATTTGATTTCGGTAGTTCCAGACAGTGAAATGAAATGGAAGGCAAGAAGGCCCAGAGACTCATCTTTAGATATAAGCAGGGCAAAGTCGATCATTTCTTTCGATTTTTATGACACAGAGAAGAACCTTATGATGGGTGTCTAG
- a CDS encoding TIGR00269 family protein gives MNCSKCNGEAVIRIAHANLSLCSVHFIEWLEERVERTVEKYKMLEGTKRLGIAVSGGKDSTTLLHVMKKIADKKGIEILGINVDLGIDQGKLYSSKSTEMALKNFEMLGIKYRIVNLEREYGFSIDEAKRGIHRPVCSTCGLSKRYITNWVALEEGLDTVATGHNVNDNAQFIMMGYLTGDVSNLSRLRSVAPSENGLIKKIKPLFLTYEKETLTYALLKKIPFILDSCPNTFRVGGRTQDSIRRNLEEMEDKVPGYMLNLVESFERKIRPALEEKYLKKEEVGKCKICGMPTSKDRDICSFCAVRIKMKKVKSLT, from the coding sequence TTGAATTGTTCTAAATGTAACGGTGAAGCAGTAATCAGGATAGCTCATGCAAATCTTAGTCTTTGCTCAGTTCATTTCATCGAGTGGTTAGAAGAAAGAGTTGAAAGAACAGTAGAGAAATACAAGATGTTAGAGGGAACTAAAAGGTTGGGAATTGCGGTTTCTGGAGGAAAGGACAGCACTACGCTTCTCCATGTGATGAAGAAAATAGCCGATAAGAAGGGGATTGAAATATTAGGAATAAACGTAGACCTCGGAATAGACCAGGGTAAGCTGTATTCGTCCAAGAGCACTGAGATGGCTCTGAAGAACTTTGAAATGCTTGGTATCAAGTACCGCATAGTAAACCTAGAGCGTGAATACGGTTTTTCCATAGATGAAGCGAAGAGGGGAATACACAGACCCGTTTGCAGCACTTGCGGACTTTCTAAGAGGTATATCACTAACTGGGTAGCGTTAGAGGAAGGACTGGACACAGTAGCAACGGGTCATAACGTTAACGACAATGCTCAGTTCATAATGATGGGGTATCTCACCGGCGACGTGAGCAACTTGTCAAGGTTGAGGAGTGTAGCTCCTTCAGAAAACGGCCTAATAAAGAAGATTAAGCCACTCTTTCTGACATATGAGAAGGAAACCCTAACTTATGCTTTGCTAAAGAAGATCCCTTTCATACTGGACTCTTGTCCGAATACATTTAGGGTAGGAGGTAGGACTCAAGATTCCATCAGGAGAAATCTTGAAGAAATGGAGGACAAGGTCCCTGGATACATGCTTAACTTAGTTGAGAGCTTTGAAAGGAAAATAAGGCCTGCCTTGGAGGAGAAGTACTTGAAAAAGGAGGAAGTCGGAAAATGCAAGATCTGCGGCATGCCTACTTCTAAAGACAGAGACATCTGCTCCTTCTGTGCGGTTAGGATAAAGATGAAGAAAGTTAAGAGCCTCACTTGA
- a CDS encoding zinc ribbon domain-containing protein, whose product MSSFKSGKIKPISYSSQLYLKIWGFNCKNMKCYNCSYEDSRDFNFCPQCGYPSRYIKCERCGNLNKVTAKFCSNCGVPLPTIIKIVRENEA is encoded by the coding sequence ATGTCTTCTTTTAAATCTGGAAAAATAAAACCGATCTCATACTCTTCTCAGTTATATTTAAAAATTTGGGGCTTTAACTGTAAAAATATGAAATGTTATAACTGCAGTTATGAGGACTCTAGGGACTTTAATTTCTGTCCTCAGTGTGGATATCCCTCTCGCTACATAAAGTGCGAGAGATGCGGCAACTTGAACAAGGTTACAGCAAAATTCTGTTCCAATTGCGGAGTCCCACTTCCAACTATAATAAAAATAGTTAGAGAAAATGAAGCTTAA
- a CDS encoding AbrB/MazE/SpoVT family DNA-binding domain-containing protein, translating to MSAEEVVKVSRNYQVTIPAKIRQKFQVKEGDLVKVIFDDKDGAVKIVPLRNV from the coding sequence ATGTCAGCAGAAGAAGTAGTGAAAGTATCAAGAAACTATCAGGTTACCATACCCGCAAAAATTAGGCAAAAGTTTCAGGTAAAAGAAGGGGACTTAGTAAAGGTAATATTTGATGATAAAGACGGTGCAGTGAAGATAGTCCCTCTGAGAAACGTGTGA
- the rfbC gene encoding dTDP-4-dehydrorhamnose 3,5-epimerase, whose protein sequence is MPFEFKKTEIEGVLLVETRKFDDRRGFFVELFKENQMKGIPNFVQGNMSFSVAGVIRGLHYQINPFPQGKLVTVANGRILDVAVDIRRSSPTFGKFVKAELTPGRMLWIPPGFAHGFQAMEDSVVIYFITHSTYSPQHERCINWNDEEIGIDWPLKNWILSDKDALCPKLSSAEINFI, encoded by the coding sequence ATGCCGTTTGAGTTCAAGAAAACCGAGATAGAAGGAGTGTTGTTAGTAGAAACAAGAAAGTTCGATGACAGGAGGGGATTTTTCGTGGAGCTATTTAAGGAGAATCAGATGAAAGGTATACCTAATTTCGTTCAGGGTAACATGAGCTTTTCAGTAGCAGGTGTAATAAGAGGGTTGCACTATCAGATCAATCCGTTTCCTCAGGGGAAGCTGGTCACAGTAGCTAATGGGAGAATTTTGGACGTAGCCGTAGACATAAGGAGAAGCTCCCCCACTTTCGGTAAGTTCGTCAAAGCTGAGCTTACCCCTGGGAGAATGTTATGGATACCCCCGGGTTTCGCTCACGGTTTTCAAGCTATGGAGGACTCTGTTGTGATTTACTTCATTACACATTCTACATACTCTCCTCAACATGAAAGGTGCATAAACTGGAACGATGAGGAAATAGGTATAGATTGGCCACTGAAGAACTGGATATTAAGCGATAAAGATGCTCTTTGTCCAAAGCTATCCTCTGCCGAAATCAACTTCATCTGA
- a CDS encoding PaREP1 family protein, which translates to MKARDLFNLANDLLNEGIMEDSCEIFFRSAVEAVKVIGERIGASILDDIKEKGTWEVQDLFKVILEAEERGIHVRRYWNSAMVILNCDGTPALTQELSKDVLKLIEISEELSKKGST; encoded by the coding sequence ATGAAGGCTAGAGATCTGTTCAACCTGGCCAATGACCTTCTTAACGAGGGGATAATGGAGGACTCCTGCGAGATCTTCTTTAGATCAGCAGTAGAGGCAGTAAAGGTCATAGGCGAGAGAATAGGCGCTTCCATATTGGACGATATTAAGGAAAAGGGAACTTGGGAGGTTCAAGATTTGTTTAAAGTAATTCTAGAGGCCGAAGAGAGGGGGATACATGTGAGAAGATATTGGAACTCAGCTATGGTTATCCTTAACTGCGACGGTACTCCAGCGCTCACCCAAGAGCTATCCAAAGACGTGCTCAAATTGATAGAGATCTCTGAGGAGCTATCAAAGAAGGGAAGTACTTGA
- the leuS gene encoding leucine--tRNA ligase: MEPEFFNSIAEKWQKIWEEKGVFRADPSNDRSNKKFITVPFPYTNSPMHIGHGRTYISADVYARYLRMKGYNVLFPFAFQFTGTPILSVADAIRKGDTELIESFSTIYNIPKEKIQEMKDPFKLAEYFKSEMEKTAKKLGLSIDWRRTFDTTDENFQRFIQWQFEKLRKGGYLVSGSDVVGFCPVDNFPVGMHDTKGDVEPEIEDMDVIFFDGESFLFPVATSRPETVFGAVGIAIADEEYVVVEETENSKHKSYVVSRKVFGKLSYQKSLKEVRSISPEELVKLKARNPLTGRDVKIVKGRMVNPSFGTGLVMLVPAHDPSHMLMAREGGIDEAIPVISTPDLPEIPGMGIDTEDPAELRDYIDSIYRAEYYKGTMRDNIIQMVPEFMRQKVKDYIAGRRVIDARKDVRDLLRVMDRYDRIYEISNGPIYCRCGAEIVVKKIEDQWFLAYDDPKWKNQTLHSLNLIKFVPPEVRKDFEKAIFNMKRRAVGRSRGIGVKLPWNGSQIIDSLSDSTIYTAFYTFSHIAKGKKLTDEALDYILLGMGSPEEIEKTNEIDVKDVIKMRNEFEYWYPVDSRHSGRDLVQNHLPFFIYNHLAIFGEEMLPKQIVLNGFIRVGGKKMSKSLRNIYPLEKAIREFGVDPIRVALSSSALIIQDTDFDPRNVEATGEQLKKVFGLINRILELQGNDIDKNEENSLADKWLSTLMRRRIAEANKKYSQMEFKDVFDLVIYKLYEDLKDYTELGESLNPRLLRKVASAWIRMICPAVPHMAEELWSKSFDGLASVQPFPTEDEFKEYEEAEFEVSYLNELIENIRNLESVISKEAEKIIIYVNDDKSLKDAVREAIDSIEQGKGLKDFLFEVKGDEKELEMLFRRIEQYDKKLRGLLAKYANASEMEILTKNVNYLMRKLNVSEISIFDSNDPMSPDIKGKKRSALPFSPAIVII; encoded by the coding sequence ATGGAGCCTGAGTTTTTTAATTCGATCGCAGAGAAGTGGCAGAAGATATGGGAAGAGAAAGGAGTTTTCCGAGCTGATCCGTCGAACGATAGATCAAATAAAAAGTTCATTACAGTCCCTTTTCCATATACCAACAGTCCAATGCACATAGGTCATGGTAGAACATACATTTCTGCAGACGTCTACGCTAGGTATCTCAGAATGAAAGGATATAACGTACTTTTCCCGTTCGCTTTTCAATTTACTGGAACTCCCATCTTATCTGTCGCTGACGCTATTAGAAAGGGAGATACTGAGCTGATCGAGTCTTTCTCCACTATTTACAACATTCCTAAAGAGAAAATACAAGAGATGAAGGACCCATTCAAGCTAGCTGAATACTTCAAGAGCGAGATGGAGAAGACCGCCAAGAAGCTCGGACTAAGTATAGACTGGAGAAGAACTTTTGATACAACTGACGAAAACTTTCAACGCTTCATTCAGTGGCAATTTGAGAAGCTAAGAAAGGGAGGTTATCTCGTGTCTGGTTCTGACGTTGTAGGCTTCTGTCCTGTGGACAACTTCCCAGTAGGGATGCATGACACCAAGGGAGATGTTGAGCCCGAGATAGAGGACATGGATGTCATCTTCTTTGACGGAGAAAGCTTCCTCTTCCCTGTAGCTACGTCCAGACCGGAAACTGTGTTCGGAGCAGTAGGAATTGCAATAGCTGATGAGGAGTATGTAGTAGTAGAGGAAACCGAAAACTCCAAACATAAAAGCTACGTAGTGTCAAGAAAAGTATTCGGGAAGCTCTCCTATCAGAAATCACTAAAAGAAGTGAGATCAATATCTCCTGAAGAGCTTGTCAAGCTCAAAGCCAGGAACCCTTTAACGGGAAGAGACGTAAAAATAGTGAAGGGAAGGATGGTGAACCCATCCTTTGGTACTGGTTTGGTTATGCTTGTACCAGCACATGACCCCTCCCACATGCTAATGGCTAGGGAAGGAGGAATAGACGAGGCTATACCTGTTATTTCCACACCAGACCTGCCTGAGATCCCAGGGATGGGAATCGACACGGAAGACCCTGCAGAACTCAGGGACTACATTGACTCCATATACAGAGCTGAGTACTATAAAGGTACAATGAGAGACAATATAATCCAAATGGTGCCTGAATTTATGAGACAAAAAGTAAAAGACTATATTGCAGGAAGGAGGGTCATAGATGCCAGAAAGGACGTTAGAGATCTGCTCAGAGTTATGGATAGATATGATAGAATATATGAAATCAGCAATGGTCCAATATATTGCAGATGTGGTGCAGAAATTGTAGTTAAAAAGATAGAGGACCAATGGTTCTTAGCTTACGACGACCCGAAATGGAAAAATCAAACCTTGCACTCATTGAACCTCATAAAGTTCGTTCCACCTGAGGTCAGAAAGGATTTCGAAAAGGCAATCTTCAATATGAAGAGAAGGGCTGTAGGAAGATCCAGAGGAATAGGCGTGAAGCTACCTTGGAATGGTTCTCAAATCATAGATAGCCTTAGCGATTCCACAATCTACACAGCGTTCTATACTTTCTCTCATATTGCGAAGGGGAAGAAGCTCACGGATGAAGCCCTAGATTACATCCTTCTAGGAATGGGCAGTCCAGAAGAGATAGAGAAGACAAACGAGATCGACGTGAAAGACGTTATTAAGATGAGAAATGAGTTCGAATATTGGTATCCAGTAGACTCTAGACATAGCGGAAGAGATCTGGTTCAGAACCACTTGCCTTTCTTCATATACAATCATCTAGCTATATTCGGGGAGGAGATGCTTCCCAAGCAAATAGTTCTAAACGGTTTCATAAGGGTTGGAGGAAAGAAGATGAGCAAGAGTTTAAGGAACATCTACCCCTTAGAGAAAGCAATAAGGGAGTTCGGCGTAGACCCGATCAGGGTAGCCCTGAGCAGTTCTGCCCTGATTATACAAGATACTGACTTCGACCCTAGAAACGTAGAAGCCACAGGCGAACAGCTCAAGAAAGTCTTTGGGCTTATAAACAGAATCCTCGAGTTACAAGGGAATGATATAGACAAAAATGAGGAAAATAGTTTAGCTGACAAATGGCTTTCCACATTGATGAGAAGGAGAATCGCCGAGGCTAACAAGAAATACAGTCAAATGGAATTCAAGGACGTTTTCGATCTAGTTATTTACAAACTTTACGAAGATCTTAAAGATTACACCGAATTAGGAGAGAGCCTGAACCCAAGACTGCTCAGGAAAGTGGCATCAGCTTGGATAAGAATGATATGCCCTGCAGTACCTCACATGGCAGAAGAATTATGGTCTAAGAGCTTTGATGGGTTAGCTTCTGTCCAGCCTTTCCCCACTGAAGATGAGTTCAAAGAATACGAGGAAGCCGAATTTGAGGTGAGCTATCTCAACGAATTAATTGAGAACATAAGAAACTTAGAGAGCGTAATATCAAAGGAAGCTGAGAAGATCATCATTTATGTCAATGACGACAAGAGTCTAAAAGACGCTGTTAGGGAAGCGATAGATTCCATAGAGCAGGGAAAAGGGCTAAAGGACTTTCTCTTCGAAGTGAAAGGAGATGAGAAAGAGCTGGAAATGCTATTCAGGAGAATTGAACAATACGACAAGAAGTTAAGAGGTCTTTTAGCAAAATATGCAAACGCTAGTGAAATGGAGATTTTAACTAAAAACGTTAACTACCTCATGAGAAAACTAAACGTATCTGAAATTTCGATCTTTGATTCAAATGACCCCATGTCTCCAGACATAAAGGGAAAGAAGAGATCTGCACTACCTTTCTCTCCTGCCATTGTAATAATCTAA
- the priX gene encoding DNA primase noncatalytic subunit PriX: MKEKIYYPDGSEGGYVDYDGKTSKVYDEEGELLFEVKGRFPPKMRDYSWIDQVMSRGLRDCRKRFILFVVSRYLMNVKKVDEDEALRLIEDFYYKKGSGKLYDAWVRSVLRGVKEKGFFPWSLKKIQEIDKEMYDEINKVINNT; encoded by the coding sequence ATGAAAGAAAAGATCTACTATCCAGACGGAAGTGAGGGTGGCTACGTAGATTATGACGGTAAGACATCCAAGGTATATGACGAGGAGGGAGAGCTCCTCTTTGAGGTTAAAGGAAGGTTTCCTCCAAAGATGAGGGATTACTCTTGGATAGACCAAGTCATGTCAAGAGGTTTAAGAGATTGTAGGAAGAGGTTTATTCTGTTTGTTGTATCTCGTTATCTGATGAACGTGAAGAAGGTAGATGAGGATGAAGCCCTTAGGCTCATCGAAGATTTTTATTACAAAAAAGGGTCAGGTAAGCTTTATGATGCTTGGGTGAGGTCTGTCTTAAGGGGAGTAAAGGAGAAAGGCTTTTTTCCGTGGTCTCTTAAAAAAATTCAGGAAATAGATAAAGAAATGTATGACGAGATAAATAAAGTCATAAACAATACATAG
- a CDS encoding nucleoside hydrolase produces MRSFIIDCDTAEDDVASIFLLAKNNMKIVGVTVVEGNIDFDQEIINALWALEKANVDAPVFPGSRRPIVKDFTTVEEVHGKYGLGEIHATTSRKPSPKHAAQAIIDASKELEGKLEILAISPLTNLAMAYLLDPSLPKRVKKVWVMGGTAFAHGNITPVAEYNFWVDPDAARIVFKAGFNITMVPWDVVTEYTINDQEWNEILNMKTPLSEIYVKMFSHYRKYDKDVQKLDGHPHPDLITTAVAINQDIVEKSKHEFVIIDNSDSLTRGMTLIDHLDSDKPWSSSPNTEIIYRIKKNILLEMIKKMLS; encoded by the coding sequence GTGAGAAGTTTCATTATAGATTGTGATACCGCAGAGGACGATGTAGCAAGCATATTCCTCTTAGCTAAGAACAACATGAAAATAGTTGGAGTTACTGTTGTAGAGGGAAACATAGACTTCGATCAAGAAATAATAAACGCTCTATGGGCGTTAGAGAAAGCCAACGTAGACGCACCTGTTTTCCCTGGATCTAGAAGACCCATTGTGAAGGACTTCACAACAGTTGAGGAAGTTCACGGTAAATACGGTTTAGGGGAGATACACGCTACCACATCAAGGAAGCCCTCACCTAAGCATGCTGCTCAAGCTATAATAGACGCATCTAAAGAACTCGAAGGAAAACTAGAGATACTTGCGATATCTCCCCTCACAAATCTGGCTATGGCTTACCTTTTAGATCCGTCCCTCCCTAAAAGGGTAAAAAAGGTATGGGTGATGGGAGGAACTGCATTCGCTCACGGAAACATAACACCGGTAGCTGAGTACAACTTCTGGGTCGACCCAGACGCCGCGAGAATAGTTTTCAAGGCTGGCTTCAACATAACAATGGTTCCCTGGGACGTAGTTACAGAGTATACGATAAATGACCAAGAGTGGAATGAAATCTTAAACATGAAGACTCCTCTATCTGAAATCTATGTGAAGATGTTTTCCCATTACAGAAAATACGATAAGGATGTCCAGAAGTTAGATGGACATCCGCACCCTGACCTGATTACTACAGCTGTGGCGATAAACCAAGATATAGTAGAGAAAAGCAAACACGAATTTGTGATTATAGACAATTCGGACTCATTAACTAGAGGAATGACCTTAATAGACCATCTAGACTCCGACAAGCCTTGGTCGTCATCCCCAAATACAGAGATAATTTATAGAATAAAAAAGAATATTTTACTTGAAATGATCAAGAAAATGCTTTCCTGA
- a CDS encoding FAD-binding oxidoreductase has protein sequence MDIQSELKKIGLELKDVEGYTEDMGYFKGEADAVVLARSTEDVVKVMRFANEKGIPVIPWGRGTSVTGAVTAIKGGIIIDMSPMNRIIDFSDEDWIIHVEAGVVLDEINAFLRPRGFFFPPDPASSFMCSIGGATSEGSGGMHCVKYGTMKDWVLATRMVLPDGTTVKVGEPLHKNRVGYDLTHLVIGSEGTLGVITEVWLKVVPIPSYKIKRVLAFFDSEEDIGRTIINLRKNRVQPEIAEYMDLKVLEAVKRSFNIETHGVGALLIDVPEFETEKLSMSLSNPSYVKVAESEEEKEELYKARSYAYLAVKSISKYAMSEDIVVPISKLPNVFKKIRELEENYGMECPIVGHIGDGNLHPIILYDDSNKDKAEAFFRDLCKYVIDEGGSITGEHGVGIQKRELAIRQIEVHNGRTLLELMKGIKSVFDKKGIMNPYKQVV, from the coding sequence ATGGACATTCAGAGCGAACTTAAAAAAATAGGGTTGGAACTGAAAGATGTAGAGGGATACACTGAGGACATGGGATATTTCAAAGGGGAAGCTGATGCTGTGGTTTTAGCGAGGAGCACTGAAGACGTCGTTAAAGTAATGAGATTTGCTAACGAGAAAGGAATCCCCGTTATACCTTGGGGAAGAGGAACTAGTGTTACAGGCGCAGTGACGGCAATTAAGGGGGGAATTATAATTGACATGTCCCCAATGAATAGAATAATTGACTTCAGTGATGAAGATTGGATAATTCATGTTGAGGCAGGTGTAGTACTAGATGAGATAAACGCTTTCTTGAGACCCAGAGGGTTCTTCTTTCCACCAGATCCTGCGAGTAGTTTCATGTGTTCTATCGGTGGTGCTACATCTGAAGGTTCTGGTGGAATGCATTGCGTCAAATATGGGACTATGAAAGATTGGGTTTTAGCGACCAGAATGGTACTACCAGATGGTACCACAGTTAAGGTAGGAGAACCACTTCATAAGAATCGTGTAGGCTACGATCTAACTCATCTTGTGATAGGAAGCGAAGGTACTCTAGGAGTCATTACTGAGGTGTGGCTCAAAGTAGTTCCCATTCCTAGCTATAAAATTAAGAGAGTCCTCGCCTTCTTCGATAGTGAAGAAGATATAGGGAGAACTATTATAAATCTAAGGAAGAACAGGGTTCAGCCCGAGATAGCAGAATACATGGATCTAAAAGTCCTAGAGGCGGTTAAGAGATCATTTAATATTGAAACGCACGGTGTAGGTGCACTCCTCATAGATGTTCCTGAGTTCGAGACGGAGAAGCTAAGTATGTCCCTCTCTAACCCGTCTTACGTGAAGGTTGCAGAGTCGGAAGAGGAAAAGGAAGAGCTCTACAAGGCAAGGTCTTACGCTTATCTAGCTGTAAAATCGATATCGAAATACGCTATGTCAGAAGACATTGTTGTACCAATCAGCAAGCTTCCTAATGTCTTCAAAAAGATAAGAGAGCTTGAGGAGAACTACGGCATGGAATGTCCTATTGTAGGACACATAGGGGACGGAAACCTCCATCCTATCATCCTCTACGACGATAGCAATAAAGACAAGGCTGAAGCTTTCTTTAGAGACCTATGTAAATATGTTATAGACGAGGGAGGTTCTATAACGGGTGAACACGGAGTTGGAATACAGAAGAGAGAATTGGCAATCAGACAAATTGAAGTGCATAATGGACGAACTCTCCTTGAATTGATGAAGGGGATAAAATCGGTTTTTGATAAAAAAGGAATAATGAATCCCTATAAACAGGTAGTCTGA